The Orcinus orca chromosome 4, mOrcOrc1.1, whole genome shotgun sequence genome includes a region encoding these proteins:
- the LOC125964197 gene encoding serine/threonine-protein phosphatase with EF-hands 2-like, which produces MRCLTISRVGESALRALREKLFAHSSDLLVEFKKHDKDKTGLITLSDWAAAVESVLHLGLPWRMLRPQLVSSLTDNKLEYKSWLKNLAKEQFSHENIQSSLLEALYRNRSNLETIFRIIDSDHSGFISLDEFRQTWKLFSSHMNVDVTDDCICDLARSIDFNKDGHIDINEFLEAFRLVEQSCSKGYASDS; this is translated from the exons ATGCGCTGCTTGAC GATTAGCAGAGTTGGGGAGTCAGCTCTGAGAGCCCTACGTGAAAAGTTATTTGCCCATTCCTCAGATCTTCTTGTTGAATTTAAGAAGCATGATAAAGATAAAACTG GTCTAATCACCCTGAGTGACTGGGCAGCAGCCGTGGAGTCTGTGTTGCATCTAGGACTGCCATGGCGGATGCTGAGGCCACAGCTGGTGAGCAGCTTGACAGATAACAAGCTGGAATACAAGTCCTGGCTGAAAAACTTGGCCAAAGAACAATTCAGCCATGAG AATATACAATCAAGTTTGCTGGAAGCACTGTATCGAAACCGATCCAACCTGGAGACCATTTTTAGGATCATAGACAGTGATCATTCAG GGTTCATTTCACTGGACGAGTTCAGGCAGACTTGGAAGCTGTTCAGCTCTCATATGAACGTTGATGTCACAGACGACTGCATCTGTGACCTTGCCCGGAGCATTGACTTCAACAAAGATGGCCACATTGACATCAACGAGTTCCTGGAGGCCTTCCGCCTTGTGGAGCAATCCTGCTCAAAGGGTTATGCATCAGATTCCTGA
- the PPEF2 gene encoding serine/threonine-protein phosphatase with EF-hands 2: MGSGTSTQHHFAFQNAEKAFKAAVLIQRWYRRYMARLEMRRHCTWSIFQSIEYAGQQDQVKLHNFFSYLVDHFTPNNHNERDFLNRMFTEERCPQDSEMENCRDYESIEVPDSYTGPRLSFPLLPDHATALVEAFRVKQRLHARYVLNLLYEARKHLVQLPNINRVSTCYSEEITVCGDLHGQLDDLIFIFYKNGLPSPERAYVFNGDFVDRGKDSVEILMVLFAFMLVYPKEFHLNRGNHEDHMVNLRYGFTKEVMHKYKTHGKKILKLLQDVFCWLPLATLVDEKVLILHGGVSDVTDLEFLAKLDRHKIVSTMRCKTRKEHKKQAEEKGKANQTSSARTPSPWFLPQSHSLPTSPLRPSTQKAHRAGRSSSVPCGVPLDPKELSHWVRHPVDLELERCRQQAGFPEIKEKEEPLPSASEADPEAEGRREPTQEEWRQVVDILWSDPMAQEGCKANTIRGGGCYFGPNVTERLLQKYNLQFLIRSHECKPEGYEFCHSRKVLTIFSASNYYEVGSNRGAYVKLGPALTPHIVQFQANKATHTLTMRQRQDFSMNDFQKDRITVFVETLKCKCHYIYPNSKSEFKI, from the exons CCTTCAAGGCAGCGGTCCTGATCCAGAGATGGTACCGGCGCTACATGGCCCGCCTGGAGATGAGGCGGCACTGCACCTGGAGCATCTTCCAGTCTATAGAGTATGCTGGGCAGCAAGACCAGGTCAAG CTCCACAATTTCTTCAGCTACCTTGTGGATCACTTCACCCCCAACAATCACAACGAGA GGGACTTCCTGAACCGCATGTTCACTGAAGAGAGATGCCCCCAGGACTCCGAGATGGAGAATTGCAGGGACTATGAATCCATCGAGGTACCAGACAGTTACACGGGGCCACGCCTCTCCTTCCCGCTCCTTCCCGACCATGCAACTGCTCTGGTGGAAGCTTTCCGAGTGAAACAA AGGCTCCACGCTCGCTATGTCTTGAATCTTTTGTATGAAGCCAGGAAACATCTGGTACAACTACCAAACATCAACCGGGTCTCCACCTGTTACAGCGAGGAAATCACAGTATGTG GAGATTTACACGGCCAGTTGGATGActtaatctttatattttataag AACGGCCTCCCGTCACCAGAGCGGGCCTATGTGTTCAACGGCGACTTTGTGGATCGAGGGAAGGATTCAGTAGAGATCCTGATGGTTCTTTTTGCCTTCATGTTGGTTTACCCAAAAGAGTTCCATCTCAACCGAGGAAACCATGAGGACCATATGGTGAACTTACG ATATGGTTTCACAAAGGAAGTGATGCATAAATATAAG aCACATGGCAAGAAAATACTAAAACTACTGCAAGATGTGTTCTGCTGGCTTCCGCTGGCCACGCTGGTTGATGAGAAAGTCCTGATTCTTCATGGTGGAGTGTCAGACGTGACTGACTTGGAGTTCTTGGCTAAACTAGACAGGCACAAG attgtttccacCATGAGGTGCAAAACGAGAAAGGAGCATAAGAAACAGGCGGAGGAGAAGGGAAAAGCCAACCAGACGAGCTCTGCCCGGACACCCTCCCCGTGGTTTCTCCCCCAAAGCCACTCTCTCCCCACCTCGCCCCTCCGCCCCAGCACCCAGAAGGCCCACAGAGCCGGGCGCTCCTCCAGTGTCCCCTGCGGGGTCCCCCTGGACCCCAAGGAGCTCTCCCATTGGGTGCGGCACCCCGTGGACCTGGAGCTGGAGAGGTGTCGGCAGCAAGCGGGCTTCCCAGAGATCAAGGAGAAGGAGGAACCCTTGCCCTCGGCATCCGAAGCGGACCCGGAAGCTGAGGGGCGGCGGGAGCCCACTCAGGAGGAGTGGAGGCAG GTGGTGGATATACTGTGGAGTGACCCCATGGCTCAGGAGGGCTGCAAGGCCAACACCATTCGAGGAGGTGGCTGTTATTTTGGGCCTAACGTGACAGAACGGTTGCTACAGAAATACAATCTGCAATTCCTGATCCGCTCGCACGAGTGCAAACCCGAGGGCTATGAGTTCTGCCACAGCCGCAAG GTGTTAACCATCTTTTCTGCCTCCAACTACTACGAAGTTGGCAGTAACAGAGGAGCCTATGTCAAACTAGGGCCGGCCTTGACCCCGCACATTGTGCAGTTTCAAGCTAACAAGGCAACCCACACGCTTACCATGAGGCAAAGGCAAGACTTTTCAATGAATGATTTTCAGAAAGACAGAATTACAGTGTTTGTGGAAACTTTGAAGTGCAAATGTCATTACATTTATCCAAATTCTAAGTCAGAGTTCAAAATTTAG